A window from Chitinophaga filiformis encodes these proteins:
- a CDS encoding SusC/RagA family TonB-linked outer membrane protein, whose protein sequence is MLTNLPLRTLSSCALFCVCLIAGPADAQDFAVFSQRADNISGYTSGQRQMQTLRQILQDIEKTHGVSFLCRSELLEMKINKGRETFREKSFARILLSLIKPYGLEMKQITPRQFAISSDEQPGNTKAPNADASNVAMQLNSVWSGSDAINNMHWKRIQVMRVSGTVKGAGGVPLPGVSVAVKGKGNGTVTDVNGHFEISVPGNDAVLVFSYVGYFQKEVIVDGEQSVDVVLNEDTRQLNQVVVVGFGTQKKVNLTGAVSMIGEKDLAGRPLTSMSTALQGLMPGLTVVSNTGFPGDPKSTIRVRGVGTTNNANPFILIDGVPGDINFLNPADIESVSVLKDAASASIYGSRAANGVILVTTKKGKLNQAPTVSYNGYYGLQRPYAIPKMIGAAEYMSMLNEAQRNVGLPETYTEADIQKAKDGTDPDYFANTNWPEALIKDHAPLQDHNISLNGGAQHMSYYLSYGRQDQKGLVVGDQYKFLRNNVRARVDAYSLFDILDIDANIGYIDRTQNQPAGGTDYNSGPVYSALTMSPLNPVKFKNGTWGYGGGSSNPVAMATDGGFNNFKSQELTGNISGKLHLLPHLDVTGQYGTNIINQKRSTFNRKLDYYYPDSGEFWYTNSTSNSLEMRDYTSRMNNLSLLINYNFSIHQHHVKVLGGYQQETFRYESFYASKQNFVSDDVPVFNLGSDNPNATGDAYQYALRSWFGRVNYDYKEKYLLEFNFRYDGSSRYAAGRRYGAFPSASAGWRFTQEEFLKGNKWLNEGKLRLSYGNLGNQYGADGTAYSEWYPYQEVLTGVSTMPIGNTQTRGLAQTNLANPFLKWEKVNMFNVGVDLAFLNNRLAVTADWFNKRTMDIQLKVPQPDVLGLEVPDQNAGNVSNKGWELSVSWNDHVKDFTYGLVAQLSDVRNKLENLGGAPPVLDDRIRQVGYPIDAFYGYRTDGLAQESDFTKDAVTGALTPKFAIFDADRGKVGPGDIRYRDLNGDNKITADKDREVIGNAFPRYTYSLRGNLGWKNIDFSFFLQGVGKGNGYVAGIGMHTFQAYGSYPQEVHRDHWTPENTAAWYPRFTFLDTRNSGRLSDYWLQNAAYLRLKNIQLGYTFPAQWFSKARIQRIRAYVSADNLLTKTKFFYAYDPETISTNGGEYPQVKSVVFGLNVNFK, encoded by the coding sequence ATGCTCACAAATCTACCTCTCAGGACCCTGAGCAGCTGTGCCTTATTCTGTGTGTGCCTGATAGCAGGACCTGCCGATGCACAGGACTTCGCGGTATTTAGCCAGCGGGCTGATAACATCAGCGGCTATACGTCCGGGCAGCGCCAAATGCAGACACTGAGACAGATATTGCAGGACATTGAGAAGACGCATGGCGTCAGCTTTCTCTGCAGATCAGAATTATTGGAGATGAAGATTAATAAGGGCAGGGAAACTTTCCGCGAGAAATCTTTCGCACGCATCCTGCTATCATTGATCAAACCTTATGGCTTGGAAATGAAGCAGATCACGCCACGGCAGTTTGCTATTTCCAGCGATGAACAGCCGGGGAATACAAAGGCGCCAAATGCAGACGCATCCAATGTCGCCATGCAGCTTAATAGTGTATGGAGCGGCAGTGACGCTATCAATAACATGCACTGGAAGCGCATACAGGTAATGCGTGTGAGCGGTACCGTAAAAGGCGCCGGCGGTGTTCCTTTACCCGGTGTAAGTGTAGCTGTAAAAGGAAAAGGCAATGGTACCGTTACAGATGTGAACGGACATTTTGAGATCAGTGTTCCGGGCAATGACGCAGTGCTGGTATTCTCTTATGTGGGTTATTTTCAAAAAGAGGTGATCGTTGACGGAGAACAATCCGTGGATGTGGTATTGAACGAAGATACCCGCCAGTTGAACCAGGTGGTGGTAGTGGGATTCGGTACACAGAAGAAGGTAAATCTGACCGGTGCGGTAAGCATGATAGGAGAGAAGGACCTGGCCGGCAGACCGCTAACGTCCATGTCTACCGCCTTACAGGGCCTGATGCCGGGATTGACGGTGGTCAGTAACACGGGCTTTCCCGGCGATCCAAAATCGACCATCAGGGTACGTGGTGTAGGTACAACCAACAATGCGAATCCTTTTATCCTGATAGACGGTGTACCGGGTGATATCAACTTCCTGAACCCTGCAGATATTGAAAGCGTATCTGTACTGAAAGATGCGGCTTCTGCCTCTATCTACGGTTCACGTGCCGCCAACGGTGTGATACTTGTGACCACTAAAAAAGGCAAACTTAACCAGGCGCCAACTGTGAGTTACAATGGCTACTATGGTTTACAACGACCATATGCCATACCTAAGATGATAGGTGCTGCAGAATATATGTCAATGCTTAACGAAGCGCAACGTAATGTCGGTTTGCCGGAGACTTATACTGAGGCTGATATTCAGAAAGCAAAGGATGGCACTGATCCGGATTATTTTGCCAATACTAACTGGCCTGAAGCATTGATCAAAGACCATGCACCCTTGCAGGATCATAACATCAGCCTTAATGGAGGCGCGCAGCATATGTCTTATTACCTTTCTTATGGAAGACAGGACCAGAAAGGATTGGTGGTAGGCGATCAATATAAGTTCCTGCGTAACAATGTCCGTGCAAGAGTGGATGCTTATTCCTTATTTGATATTCTCGACATTGATGCTAATATCGGTTATATAGATCGTACACAGAACCAGCCGGCCGGTGGCACGGACTATAATTCCGGGCCAGTCTATAGCGCGCTGACCATGTCTCCACTGAATCCTGTGAAATTCAAAAATGGTACCTGGGGCTATGGTGGCGGTTCCAGTAATCCGGTGGCGATGGCCACGGATGGCGGGTTTAACAATTTCAAATCGCAGGAGCTGACTGGAAATATTTCCGGTAAACTACACCTGCTTCCACACCTCGATGTTACAGGGCAATACGGTACAAATATCATCAATCAGAAACGCAGTACATTCAACCGCAAGCTGGATTATTATTACCCCGACAGCGGTGAGTTCTGGTATACCAACTCCACCAGCAACAGCCTGGAGATGAGAGATTATACCAGCCGTATGAACAATCTTTCCCTGTTGATCAATTATAACTTCAGTATTCATCAGCATCATGTGAAAGTATTGGGAGGTTATCAACAGGAGACTTTCCGTTACGAATCTTTTTATGCAAGCAAACAGAACTTTGTGAGCGACGATGTACCGGTCTTTAATCTCGGATCCGACAATCCTAACGCTACAGGCGATGCATATCAATATGCTTTACGTTCCTGGTTTGGCCGTGTGAATTATGACTATAAAGAAAAGTACCTGCTGGAATTCAACTTCCGTTATGATGGCTCTTCCCGTTATGCAGCCGGCAGGCGTTACGGCGCCTTCCCTTCAGCTTCAGCAGGCTGGCGTTTTACACAGGAGGAGTTTCTGAAAGGAAACAAATGGCTGAATGAAGGCAAGCTGAGACTCTCTTACGGTAATCTCGGTAACCAGTATGGTGCAGATGGTACTGCTTATTCAGAATGGTATCCGTACCAGGAAGTATTGACAGGTGTATCTACCATGCCTATTGGTAATACGCAGACCCGTGGATTAGCGCAGACAAACCTGGCCAATCCGTTCTTAAAATGGGAAAAAGTGAATATGTTCAACGTAGGTGTTGACCTGGCTTTCCTGAACAACCGTCTCGCTGTTACCGCCGACTGGTTCAACAAGCGTACTATGGACATACAGCTGAAAGTACCACAGCCGGATGTATTAGGCCTTGAAGTACCCGATCAGAATGCTGGTAACGTATCCAATAAAGGATGGGAACTGAGTGTATCCTGGAATGATCATGTGAAAGATTTTACGTACGGTCTTGTTGCACAGCTATCTGATGTAAGGAACAAACTGGAAAACCTGGGAGGAGCGCCACCCGTACTGGACGACAGGATCCGCCAGGTGGGTTATCCTATCGATGCTTTCTATGGATACAGAACAGATGGACTGGCACAGGAATCTGATTTTACAAAAGATGCGGTGACCGGAGCGCTCACGCCCAAATTCGCCATATTCGATGCAGACAGGGGGAAGGTAGGACCTGGTGATATCAGGTACAGGGATCTGAACGGCGACAATAAGATCACGGCAGATAAAGACCGTGAAGTGATCGGTAATGCGTTCCCGCGGTATACCTACTCACTGAGAGGTAACCTGGGCTGGAAGAATATAGATTTCTCCTTCTTCCTGCAGGGCGTAGGCAAGGGGAACGGCTATGTAGCGGGGATAGGCATGCATACTTTCCAGGCATATGGCTCTTATCCGCAGGAAGTGCATAGGGACCACTGGACGCCTGAAAACACAGCTGCCTGGTATCCTCGCTTTACTTTCCTGGATACCCGCAACAGCGGGCGTCTGTCTGACTACTGGTTACAAAATGCGGCCTACCTGCGCCTGAAGAATATCCAGCTCGGCTATACATTTCCAGCACAATGGTTCAGTAAAGCAAGAATACAGCGGATCAGGGCTTATGTATCGGCAGACAATCTGCTGACGAAGACTAAATTCTTTTATGCCTATGATCCTGAAACCATCTCTACCAATGGTGGTGAATATCCACAGGTGAAATCTGTGGTGTTTGGTTTAAACGTCAACTTCAAATAA
- a CDS encoding RagB/SusD family nutrient uptake outer membrane protein, translating to MRRKHILYGILIIVTGCVAGCSKDFLDRPALDAITSGQFWKTEAQLKLAVNGCYDYLKGKNVVDMENMGDNTIYPPLSDYLNISTGNFDFTLGTLNSEWVNQYKGIRRCNHFLENYQKAQGVKESTLKQYAGEVRFLRAFLYSYLSFFFGDIPLVTNTLSIGDEQVYGPRTPRAEVVDFILQQLDSAAAELPATYGAADAGRITKGAALGWKSRVALFYGKYDVAEAAARAVMDLNVYKLYTNGNPATSYNELFTHKGKLAAGANKETMLARLYLIDISMHNMSREAQVPDQTSRFNPTRSLVDAYLCADGMPVEKSPLYNESAQTAYGDVFRNRDPRMTQTILAPGATWGGKDDGDADASPSDIYNLPKFNSDKKGCVTATGYYFTKYVQVSAVGTYNKDPNDIHIMRYAEVLLNYAEAREMQGKLTQEDLDISINLLRDRVGMHHMIISELAAWGMDLREEIRRERRVELALEGQRYFDLLRWKKGDLLAQDVKGMKKDFVPDYMKPYVASVPVDARGYMIINTNRRFADPKNYLWPVPLTQWQRNPALGQNPGWE from the coding sequence ATGCGTCGTAAACATATTTTATACGGTATCCTGATAATAGTGACAGGCTGCGTTGCAGGCTGTTCGAAAGATTTCCTGGATCGCCCGGCACTCGATGCCATTACCAGCGGGCAGTTCTGGAAAACGGAAGCGCAATTGAAACTTGCAGTGAACGGTTGTTACGATTATCTGAAAGGAAAGAATGTGGTCGATATGGAGAATATGGGAGACAACACGATTTATCCTCCTCTGAGTGACTACCTGAATATCTCCACTGGTAATTTTGACTTTACGCTGGGCACGCTCAATTCAGAATGGGTGAATCAGTATAAGGGCATCCGCCGTTGTAATCACTTCCTTGAAAATTATCAGAAGGCACAGGGTGTTAAGGAAAGCACCCTTAAGCAATACGCAGGGGAAGTACGTTTCCTGAGGGCCTTCCTCTACAGCTATCTCAGTTTCTTTTTTGGAGACATACCGCTGGTAACAAACACCCTGAGCATTGGTGATGAACAGGTCTACGGCCCGCGTACACCAAGGGCAGAAGTGGTAGATTTCATATTGCAACAGCTGGACTCTGCCGCAGCAGAACTGCCGGCTACATATGGAGCTGCCGATGCAGGACGTATTACAAAAGGTGCGGCATTGGGCTGGAAGTCGAGGGTAGCATTGTTCTATGGCAAATATGACGTAGCTGAAGCAGCAGCCAGAGCGGTGATGGACCTGAATGTGTATAAACTGTACACTAATGGCAACCCCGCTACGAGTTACAATGAACTGTTCACACACAAGGGGAAGCTGGCCGCAGGGGCTAATAAGGAAACGATGCTGGCTCGTTTATACCTCATCGATATCTCCATGCATAATATGAGCCGTGAAGCGCAGGTGCCCGATCAGACATCCCGCTTCAATCCTACGAGATCGCTTGTGGATGCTTATCTCTGTGCAGACGGTATGCCTGTTGAAAAATCTCCTTTGTATAATGAAAGCGCACAGACTGCATATGGTGATGTATTCCGGAACAGGGACCCGAGGATGACGCAAACCATCCTGGCGCCCGGCGCCACCTGGGGAGGAAAGGATGATGGTGATGCAGATGCAAGTCCTTCAGATATTTACAATCTTCCGAAATTCAATTCAGACAAGAAAGGTTGTGTAACCGCAACAGGCTATTATTTTACCAAGTATGTACAGGTATCTGCAGTAGGTACTTACAATAAAGATCCTAATGATATCCACATTATGCGTTACGCAGAAGTGCTGCTGAACTATGCAGAAGCCAGGGAAATGCAGGGGAAGCTGACGCAGGAAGACCTGGACATCAGTATCAACCTGCTGAGAGACCGTGTCGGTATGCATCATATGATCATCTCCGAACTGGCTGCCTGGGGAATGGACCTGCGTGAAGAAATTCGCCGTGAGAGACGTGTGGAGCTGGCACTGGAAGGGCAAAGGTACTTCGACCTGCTGCGCTGGAAAAAGGGAGACCTGCTGGCACAGGATGTGAAAGGTATGAAGAAGGACTTTGTACCCGATTACATGAAGCCTTATGTAGCCAGCGTACCGGTGGATGCCAGGGGATATATGATCATCAATACCAATCGTCGTTTTGCTGATCCTAAGAATTATCTCTGGCCCGTACCATTGACGCAATGGCAACGTAATCCCGCGCTGGGGCAGAATCCGGGATGGGAGTAA
- a CDS encoding endonuclease/exonuclease/phosphatase family protein: MKRLLVTMTAFMLAACGGKQKLTKHTGKQPDTLKVLSYNIHHANPPSRPGLIDLDAIARVINEQQPDFVALQEVDVYTGRSGKDVHEADVLAAKTGMRAFFAKAIPYDGGEYGIAVLSRYPLKETHVYALPSVPGVEAEPRALCTVTVTLADGRQLMMASTHLDVTKSDSNRILQTREISHILGQAAMPVILAGDMNAKEESKAISILDSTFTRTCKTCPFTIPVEAPRSAIDFIMYKPASAFRVVQHKVIPERYASDHLPVLATLIF, encoded by the coding sequence ATGAAGCGTTTATTAGTTACAATGACTGCGTTCATGCTTGCGGCATGCGGCGGAAAGCAGAAACTGACAAAGCATACAGGGAAACAACCGGATACACTGAAGGTATTAAGTTACAATATCCATCATGCCAATCCACCTTCCCGCCCGGGATTGATAGACCTGGATGCCATAGCGCGTGTGATCAATGAGCAACAACCTGATTTTGTTGCCTTGCAGGAAGTAGATGTGTATACCGGGCGTTCAGGTAAGGATGTACACGAAGCAGACGTGCTCGCTGCAAAAACGGGTATGCGCGCTTTCTTCGCGAAGGCCATTCCCTACGATGGCGGGGAGTATGGCATCGCTGTACTATCCCGCTACCCGTTGAAGGAAACACATGTATACGCTTTGCCATCCGTTCCGGGTGTAGAAGCAGAACCACGCGCATTATGTACTGTTACCGTCACATTAGCTGACGGCAGGCAGCTGATGATGGCCAGCACTCATCTCGATGTGACAAAGAGCGACAGTAACAGGATATTGCAAACGAGGGAGATCTCACACATACTGGGGCAGGCAGCAATGCCGGTGATCCTGGCGGGAGATATGAATGCAAAAGAAGAGAGTAAGGCGATCAGTATACTTGACAGCACCTTTACCCGTACCTGCAAAACGTGTCCCTTCACGATACCAGTGGAAGCACCCAGGAGTGCTATTGATTTTATCATGTATAAACCTGCATCGGCATTTCGGGTAGTACAGCACAAGGTGATCCCTGAGCGTTATGCATCTGACCATTTGCCCGTACTGGCCACGCTGATATTTTAA
- a CDS encoding Gfo/Idh/MocA family protein has product MPENSNNNSRRGFITKLAKSVVGASLLPNIITAADRQRNIQSLYRTNEKYSANDQIQIALIGAGGMGTADTNTAITVPGVKLIAACDLYDGRLADAKKKWGNDIATTRDYREILERKDVDAVIIATPDFWHKDISVAAMNKGKSVYCEKPMVHDITEGPAVVEAQQKNGKVVYQVGSQGMSSLGNEKAKQLLKEGAIGKLNYAEGFWARMSPFGAWQYPIPADASPKTVDWTTYLEHAPKRDFDPLRFFRWRNYRDYGTGVSGDLFVHLFSSLHFVTGSIGPEKVMATGGLRYWKDGREVPDIMLGMFDYPETEVHPAFNLSLRVNFVDGTGGTNYLRMVGSEGSMTVEWDKVTLYRNRSNVDASDPLTQGKKDADPGKQYVYHRKDMLPPEKMEYTAEEGYKGAHFDHFYNLFNAMRTGGKVSEDALFGYRAAAPALLCNDSYFQNRIIQWDPKALKLINK; this is encoded by the coding sequence ATGCCTGAAAATTCTAACAACAACTCGCGCCGGGGGTTTATCACCAAATTGGCCAAGAGTGTAGTAGGCGCATCTTTGTTGCCCAACATCATCACCGCTGCAGACAGGCAGCGTAATATTCAGTCACTGTACCGTACCAACGAAAAGTACAGCGCCAACGATCAGATACAGATCGCGCTGATTGGTGCGGGCGGTATGGGCACAGCAGATACGAATACGGCTATCACCGTACCAGGCGTTAAACTCATTGCAGCCTGCGATCTGTACGATGGCCGGCTGGCAGATGCGAAGAAGAAATGGGGCAATGATATTGCTACCACGCGCGATTACCGCGAGATCCTGGAACGCAAGGATGTGGATGCGGTGATCATTGCTACGCCCGACTTCTGGCATAAGGACATCTCTGTGGCCGCAATGAATAAAGGCAAGTCTGTTTATTGTGAGAAGCCCATGGTGCACGACATCACTGAAGGCCCTGCTGTTGTGGAAGCACAGCAGAAGAACGGCAAGGTAGTATACCAGGTGGGAAGTCAGGGCATGAGCTCATTGGGAAATGAAAAAGCAAAGCAACTGTTAAAGGAAGGAGCCATTGGCAAGCTCAATTATGCAGAAGGCTTCTGGGCCCGTATGTCGCCATTTGGCGCCTGGCAATATCCTATCCCGGCAGATGCCTCACCGAAAACCGTTGACTGGACCACCTACCTGGAACATGCTCCCAAACGGGATTTTGACCCTTTACGCTTCTTCCGCTGGCGTAATTACAGAGACTATGGCACAGGCGTGTCCGGCGACCTGTTTGTACACCTGTTTTCCAGCCTTCACTTTGTAACCGGCTCTATCGGTCCTGAGAAAGTAATGGCCACCGGAGGCTTACGTTACTGGAAAGACGGACGTGAAGTACCCGATATCATGCTGGGGATGTTTGACTATCCTGAAACGGAAGTGCATCCCGCATTTAATCTTTCACTACGCGTGAATTTCGTAGATGGTACCGGTGGTACTAACTATCTGCGTATGGTGGGCAGTGAAGGCTCTATGACAGTGGAATGGGATAAGGTGACATTATACCGTAACAGGAGCAATGTAGATGCATCTGATCCATTAACACAGGGTAAGAAGGATGCAGACCCGGGCAAACAGTATGTCTACCACCGCAAGGATATGTTGCCTCCTGAAAAGATGGAGTATACAGCAGAAGAGGGCTATAAAGGCGCACACTTCGATCATTTTTACAACCTGTTCAATGCTATGCGTACAGGCGGTAAAGTCAGTGAAGACGCCTTGTTTGGCTACCGTGCAGCAGCGCCTGCATTATTGTGCAACGACAGTTATTTCCAGAACCGTATTATTCAATGGGATCCCAAGGCCCTTAAATTGATAAACAAATAA
- a CDS encoding DUF1080 domain-containing protein produces MMKKLFVPALSVMTISVMACNNGSSTASKDSTAVSADSNTQATAAPVTDSAQNVLSDAEKSEGWVLLFNGQNLDGWHIYKGKPSNSWVAENGELHCLGSEKDKSDKRADLTTNDTFENFEFQTDWKLAPKGNSGIIYLASEDEDAAYLSGPEYQLIDDDNFPEKLEDWQKTGANYAMGAPLVKAAKPIGEWNHTRIVVNKGHVEHWLNGQKTADYQIGSPEWKKAKAEGKWKDAKKYGETKKGHIDLQDHGSEVWFKNVKIKQL; encoded by the coding sequence ATGATGAAGAAATTATTTGTTCCCGCATTGTCAGTGATGACTATCAGTGTAATGGCATGTAATAATGGAAGCAGCACTGCCAGCAAAGATTCCACGGCTGTATCCGCAGATAGCAACACACAGGCGACTGCAGCACCTGTAACAGATTCTGCGCAGAATGTATTGTCAGATGCAGAAAAGTCTGAAGGCTGGGTACTCCTTTTTAATGGCCAGAACCTGGACGGATGGCATATCTATAAAGGGAAACCATCCAACAGCTGGGTAGCGGAAAATGGAGAATTGCATTGCCTGGGTAGTGAGAAAGATAAGAGTGATAAACGTGCAGACCTGACAACGAATGATACATTTGAAAACTTCGAGTTCCAGACTGACTGGAAATTAGCTCCGAAAGGTAATAGCGGTATCATTTATCTGGCTTCTGAAGATGAGGATGCAGCTTATCTGAGTGGTCCTGAATATCAGTTGATAGATGATGACAACTTCCCTGAAAAACTGGAAGATTGGCAGAAGACCGGTGCCAACTATGCGATGGGCGCACCATTGGTAAAGGCGGCGAAACCAATAGGTGAATGGAATCATACACGTATTGTTGTGAACAAGGGACATGTAGAGCATTGGCTGAATGGTCAGAAAACCGCAGACTACCAGATCGGTTCTCCTGAATGGAAGAAAGCGAAAGCAGAAGGAAAGTGGAAAGATGCAAAGAAATATGGGGAAACAAAGAAAGGCCATATTGATCTGCAGGATCACGGCAGCGAAGTGTGGTTCAAAAATGTAAAGATCAAGCAGCTGTAA
- a CDS encoding superoxide dismutase, whose protein sequence is MAFTLPSLPYAHDALEPHIDKLTMEIHHGKHHQAYVDNLNKAIAGTENENKSLEELVASAGKISPAVRNNGGGHWNHSFFWKVIGPNAGGEPTGKLADAIKSTFGSFAEFQEKFANAGATRFGSGWAWLIVKDGKLEITSTPNQDNPLMDVAEVKGTPVLGIDVWEHAYYLKYQNRRPEYLKAFWNVVNWDAVAKNYEAAI, encoded by the coding sequence ATGGCATTCACACTTCCGAGCTTACCGTACGCACACGACGCACTGGAACCGCATATCGATAAACTGACAATGGAAATTCACCACGGTAAGCATCATCAGGCTTATGTAGACAACCTGAACAAAGCAATTGCCGGTACTGAAAATGAAAATAAATCCCTGGAAGAACTGGTAGCGAGCGCAGGTAAAATAAGCCCTGCTGTAAGAAACAATGGTGGTGGTCACTGGAACCACAGCTTCTTCTGGAAAGTGATCGGCCCTAATGCTGGTGGTGAACCTACAGGTAAACTGGCTGATGCTATTAAGAGCACTTTTGGCTCTTTCGCTGAATTCCAGGAAAAGTTTGCGAATGCAGGTGCTACCCGTTTCGGTTCAGGCTGGGCCTGGCTGATCGTTAAGGATGGCAAACTGGAAATCACTTCTACTCCTAACCAGGACAATCCGCTGATGGATGTTGCTGAAGTAAAAGGTACACCTGTACTGGGTATCGACGTTTGGGAACATGCTTACTACCTGAAGTATCAGAACCGTCGTCCGGAATACCTGAAAGCTTTCTGGAATGTTGTAAACTGGGATGCAGTTGCTAAAAACTACGAAGCTGCTATCTAA
- a CDS encoding LuxR C-terminal-related transcriptional regulator yields MLTDSDMGHDYSLNALQKENELLKTRIQSLEGLLNNVPAMLYTHQNSTKTINWCNRYMEDVTGYTMAEMNSMGLDFFKDIMHPDDFELAVIAQQSFKENKNVFGGVLRFRRRGTDNWCWLAGIAIPYTRDEQGNVQEVICAFVDMTMAMDTNDQLTEAMLDVMRRKHEDLISKLTPREKEILKLSVKGLNNKEIAATLNLSRYTIETHRKNIRIKLKVRNTTELIALARKVGYQ; encoded by the coding sequence ATGTTGACAGATTCGGACATGGGCCATGACTATTCCCTCAACGCCTTACAGAAGGAGAATGAACTATTAAAGACACGGATCCAATCGCTGGAAGGTCTTTTAAACAATGTACCAGCCATGCTTTATACGCACCAGAACAGTACAAAGACGATCAACTGGTGTAACCGCTATATGGAAGATGTAACAGGATATACCATGGCGGAGATGAACAGCATGGGATTGGATTTCTTTAAGGATATTATGCATCCGGATGATTTTGAACTGGCTGTGATAGCCCAACAGTCGTTCAAAGAGAATAAAAATGTTTTCGGGGGAGTATTAAGATTTCGTAGACGGGGTACCGACAACTGGTGCTGGCTGGCAGGGATTGCTATTCCATATACCCGCGATGAACAGGGAAATGTGCAGGAGGTGATCTGTGCTTTTGTGGATATGACCATGGCCATGGATACAAATGACCAGCTGACCGAGGCCATGCTGGACGTTATGCGGCGTAAGCACGAAGACCTGATCAGTAAACTGACGCCCCGGGAGAAAGAGATCCTGAAACTGAGCGTTAAAGGATTGAATAATAAAGAGATAGCTGCGACACTGAACCTGAGCCGGTATACCATCGAAACCCACCGGAAGAATATAAGGATCAAGCTGAAGGTGCGTAACACTACTGAACTGATAGCCCTGGCAAGAAAGGTTGGTTATCAGTAA
- a CDS encoding SPFH domain-containing protein, with protein sequence MGTVYIIVAVLVVLIIFSSFVTVQQGTIGVTTIFGKYNRVLFPGLNFKVPLIEKVFKRISIQNRSVELEFQAITIDQANVYFKAMLLYSVWNQDEETIKNVAFKFLDERSFMQALIRTIEGSIRGFVATKRQSEVLGLRRDITEHVKEQIDKTLEDWGYHLQDLQMNDITFDDAIMKSMAQVVASNNLKAAAENEGQALLITKTKAAEADGNAIKIAAEAERQAAQLRGMGVALFREEVAKGMTMAAKEMQQANLDTSVILFSMWTEAIKHFAENSKGNVIFLDGSSEGMDHTMQQMMAMNKLMENKSQR encoded by the coding sequence ATGGGTACTGTATACATTATCGTTGCCGTATTGGTTGTACTGATCATCTTTTCAAGCTTCGTGACAGTACAGCAGGGTACAATCGGCGTCACCACAATTTTCGGAAAATACAACAGAGTGTTATTCCCCGGACTGAATTTCAAGGTTCCCCTGATTGAGAAAGTCTTCAAGCGTATCTCTATCCAGAACCGTTCTGTAGAACTGGAATTCCAGGCTATTACCATTGACCAGGCGAATGTTTATTTTAAGGCCATGCTGCTGTATTCCGTATGGAACCAGGATGAAGAGACGATTAAGAACGTAGCCTTTAAATTCCTGGATGAGCGCAGCTTTATGCAGGCGCTGATCCGTACCATTGAAGGGTCGATCCGTGGTTTTGTTGCGACTAAGCGCCAGTCTGAAGTACTCGGACTGCGTCGTGATATTACCGAGCACGTAAAGGAGCAGATTGATAAAACCCTGGAAGACTGGGGATATCATTTGCAGGACCTGCAGATGAACGACATTACCTTCGATGATGCCATCATGAAATCCATGGCTCAGGTAGTGGCTTCGAACAACCTGAAGGCGGCTGCAGAAAACGAAGGGCAGGCATTGCTGATCACCAAGACGAAGGCTGCGGAAGCGGATGGTAACGCTATCAAGATCGCTGCGGAAGCAGAACGCCAGGCAGCTCAGTTACGCGGTATGGGTGTGGCCCTGTTCCGTGAAGAAGTGGCTAAAGGTATGACCATGGCGGCCAAGGAAATGCAACAGGCTAACCTGGATACTTCGGTGATCCTCTTCTCTATGTGGACAGAGGCAATCAAGCACTTTGCAGAAAACTCCAAGGGCAATGTGATCTTCCTGGACGGTTCATCTGAAGGTATGGATCATACCATGCAGCAGATGATGGCTATGAATAAACTGATGGAGAACAAAAGCCAGCGATGA